The Plasmodium yoelii strain 17X genome assembly, chromosome: 8 DNA window ATCAAAAAGAGATCTTAtaggaaatatattaaaagatttTCACATATATGgattatattttgatttagAATCTGAAAACCCTACATTATTAAAAAACCAACCATCTAAATCatttgtaaatataaaaaatgaaaaattatgtcaaacttatattcatttatgtcaaaaatattatgaacaagtagctatatattataaaatagaAGTAATATTTAATGAGATAGTTAAATATACAAAAGACAATTATTCACTTGATGTAAATGATATAATCAAATTATTTAGTTTAGAGGATTCTATAAGTCAAGTATCAcaacattcaaataatatgcTTACTGATGAATCGTTAATTTATGATATGAATAAGTCAAATTACATTAAGTACAATCAACTAATTCATGAAGTAGTACCTGAAGATGGAAATATAGAAGAACAGgttaaaaatggaaatggaCGATATATAGTTGTTACtaaaaatttggaaaaaGCTATAGACGattctaaaaaatataacttaattatggatataataaaaaattatcttATTCAAGTCActgaaaataataaggaaataTTGAGCATGGTTAAGAAATTAGGAAAAGAAGACATCGACCAGTGTACGTTAAATTGATTCTGTCTAAACTTATACTGTGTTTTTTCCCACATtctttccattttttccattctttCCATTCTTTGCATtctttccattttttccattctttccattttttccattctttCCATTCTTTGCATtctttccattttttccattctttccattttttccGCACTTTTTTGTAGTTGTGGCGCAATTGATCTTCTTCATTCACTACGGATTCTTGCTAGTAACGGAAGATAAGCACATGGTATATTTCTCTGATTTGATACCTACATACACAAACTTGTATAGAGCAAATGAAGTACTTCTATTACAACTCATGGACATAAAATTTGAATCAGAGGATGAACCCAATCCAGATATTTccaataaatatgaaaaatataaatttgaaaCTTCTAATAAAGATAAGGAAACATATtctttaataaatgaaattgaTAATGTTACTCAATTACCAAAATTGACAGACAATGTAATAAATGattatttttctaaaataattaataaggCCACTCATACAATGTCCCCAATAAACCAAAAcattaataaatatcaattttattttactatgGCCTTTAAGGATTGCAACATAAATCAAAGTAATTAGAGACAACTCATTTGTATTGCACCCTGTTATTCTACCCTATCATTGCACCCTGTTATTTTGCCCCGTTATTACTCCCTATTATTGCACCCTGTTACTTCGCCCcgttattatatttcttcattttcttcttttagATTATACGCCTCTTGCAAGCAGTTTGTGGACCGAACTTATTTATACATTTGATCATTTTGGATGTAAGgaaatattttcatcatattttttatctgcATTTTGAGTCGATAGATTTGAGCGCAACCCGTTTTCGGCATTTCGCTTGCATTTTACTTATCATTTGTttggtattttttttcagGGTTTTACTTTAACCCAAATAAGATAATGTCGAGTATTTCAAAGTCGAATTTTATTAGGCACGTATTAGGTAAGGGAATAAGTTTGCAACCTGTCATTTTGTTTTCGGTTTTGTTTTGCTTTCGGTTTTGTTTTcatttcatttaattttttcttttcccTTTCGCTTCCCCCTCAGTGTCAAGAAATTTCATTTTGAAGAACATGGAACCTCTAATATATTTGGATACACAAATATCAAGATTAATGGATATGataaatttatcatttttagcTGATAAATCAGATTATGTTTTAGATTTATCATTAtctaattatttatttttatatgtaaatgAATATCATATGTTTAAGAAAGATGAAAATGTAAAATTGATACACACATACGATTATGTAGATTCCATAGCAAataactattattatttttcggaaaaaaaatatccagTTTTTAAAACAGATTATAGTAGCAAATTATACACAAGTTTTCCAAATGTATACAGTTTAGCTTATCAGTTATTTAATGAGCTAGCCATTAACATGAACATTTCAAATACACCactaaagaaaaaattaaagaataaATCGAACTATGCTTATTTTACTATGTTGAATTTGATTGGTCCAAACCATGATATTTATTCAAGGGGTCCTCGTTTGATATTTGCTGCATACATGCTAACATTAGGTAATTTAAATTTGTGAAAATGAAAGTTCACTTCGCTAGTCCTCACTTCAACTTCTTCCGTCCTCATTTTCATTCCCGCTTCTCCACTTGCAGTGTTCTTTATCGAGTCCCAAATCGACATATCGAGATACCGACCAAACGACATGCATTTCATGAAAAGATCCATGCCTTTACTAGCCCCTATAAATCGTGACGATTTTAACATATTGAAAAAAAGATGTTCATTATTAACTGAGTTTATTGAAATAAATAGAAATAAGGCAAAAAATGAGCATTCACGTGTGgaagaatatataaaaattcttAGTTTAGTTACAATTCTTTTATGGGGTAAAGAAAGCAATAAGTCATTATATTACGATAACAACGTATCCTTATACAAGAAATTGATGGTTGCCTGTGTCTTCAATGGAGGTAATGCGTCGAAATGGTTGATTCTGCCTGGTTTTGCTAACTTTTACCcgttttataatttttctgaTTTTCCTGATTTTTCTGATTTTCCTGATTTTTCTGATTTTCCTGATTTTCCTGATTTTCCTGATTTTCctgatttttataatttttataattttcataattttcagGTAAAACCGTCCAAgaaaaagttataaaaagTATTAAAGAATCTTGTAATATGGAGCAATATGgattaaataattcaaacaTTGAAGATTTCGTAAATGTGAATTTAAGTGTCCATCAATGGAATCCAGATATTTTAGAAAAGCTAGCTACAGCATTTACATTGACTTGTAAAATGCACAACATGATGTACAAACCTTTTGATGTTCAAAAAGTTGAtgcaaaaaattattataaattagcAGTTTCTCCAGATATGGTAAAAACATATCATTGTTTCTTATTAGGAAGACAAGCAGAAAGATTATTAGAATcattaattttgaaaaagaattttgttaaatttaAAGTTGAAGATGCTGTAGATGTTTATGAATTTTTCTATGTAACAAGAATTTTATCAGCAAATCCAAGAGAAGCTTTTGAATtgtttttacaaaataaaaaagaatatcAAAGAAAACAAAGAGAAgaaattatcaaaaatagTGAATTAGATGAAAATGTTAcagaaatattatttaaaaattatgaatgtTATTGGTTCAAGtcttatgaaaattttaaatcCTTATGGATGCATGCAGCAAGTAAgttgatttattttatttcatgatttttatttgaattaaatattatgtgTATTGTTTATGATATTCACTTAATTTATTTCCAccctttttcttttatagGCAATTTGGGTCCAGGAGCTTATTTGAGAAATTTCTTTTCCGAAATATGGAACAACATGGGCATCTTATTCAAAAAGCAATCTAAAGTCAGGGACGTCGAATACTTTAACAGTAAGCTAgccgaaaaaaaaaaaaaaaaaaatcaaaaaaaatcacCAAAAAATACAACCCCGCAATATATAGATACATACTTTATTGGGTTATCTTACGaaatgtgtattttttttttttttttttttttttttagctaACCTTATTAGCGGAACCCTAATTGATTACTATTCACCATTATTAAAATCAGAGGAATATTGCCGAAATGTAActcaaaaattatttatttcaatgAGAGACAGTGGAGAAAAGAGTCGTATAGAAATTCCTGATGAAATTAAATCTAAATATTTCCAATGTAAATtagattattataaaaataatcattCTGATCCagttcataaaatatattctcgTGACTTTTTGGAAAGAAGAGTTTACGTATTTAAACaaccatattatttattaagcaatatagatgataaaaataaaaaacaattattaaGATTATTTATAACTGAATCAACATTACAATATTTATTACTTGATGATATTCAAATACCTGAATGTCTTGGTAGATGTACAATAGAACATTTTAATAAGGTTTTATTAACAACAGCAAATGCAAAACCACATGATACtataatttataatgaattaataCCTGAAAAATGTAAATCTAAAATAAGAAAAGAAATGAAAGTATTTATACATTCATcttttatacataatttaaCTAAAGACTATTTAACTGGTGAATTAATAAGAACACAAGATATCCAAAATGGAGATGTACATGTATGTATGGGTTCAGATACATACTATACTGAAAACATTTTGACTGATCAACATTTCGATTTAACCCACAAACCACAATTTAATTTCCCAGAAAATAGCAACTATAGAgttttcttaaaaaaaaatattaataaaattgccAAGAATCCAGAAAGCCAATGTTTTGTCCATTATGAACTTTCTGTTTTGAATACTGGTAAATGAAACAAGACAATTAAAAGGTTGAAAATGTATACATGCCCAGGATTTggttatttcattttttttcattttttctcattttttcgCAGACATTCCTGATCCATACCGTGAAATCGGCAAAGATTTAATTACAAACATAGAGCTTTTAGAgagtaaataaaatttttaaaaagttGAACTTGATTTTTTCAGAAGTATAAAATGCATGCTGCAACCtattgtatgtatatatgtatgtatgtatgtacatGTATAAAATTTCAAGAGATATATATCCGAGAtgaaatttttcaaaatttttttaacttgTTTGCATCGAATGTATgtaaacaataaataaataaaaagggataaatatagaaaagTACGAAATATAAAGATATTCAATAGATTATTGCAAAaatttattcctttttttttaaaattccGTTTTTTAATGGcgatttttaaattttatttaatgcctcaattttcttatttaatatatcaattttattttcctgcgaattttaaaatttttaatatccgttttatgaaattttaaaatatttttgtataatttatgCGTTTCATGTATATGTGAGTTTACAAGTACATGCGCATTACACATTTCAAATTTAAtggcatatattttttccatacAAACAAAACACAAACAATACTCCGTCTTTATTAATAGTATTGTCCATATTGAGGCATatgacaaaaataaatatattttcaaatgcATTAGCATATTATTACTCATTTAAATTGTGCACTATTTTTGTTTCCACATGTTTTAGCCACCTTTTTACATTACCTTAATTTTTAAGAGCTTTTCTAGGTTAAATATCTTTTCCCTCAATATCTCGACAATTTCGTTGTTATTTAAAGGGTCGGGGTTCTGCTAAGGCGGAAATGGgcaaaattgaaaaaattgaaaaaattgaaaaaattgaaaaaatggacaattgaaaaaatggacaaattttcttttttttgttacgCTTTCGTTGAGATTCTGATTTTCTTCGTCTGGGATTTCCGTTTCATGACTTATCAATTTATTCAATTCCTTAtttaacaaattattattttgatctTTTATTTCACTTTTGTATTTTTGTAATTGATCTTTAAATGTGATAAGGACTTTTTCCACACCCATGTATTTGCAATTTACTATTTcttctacattttttttatcaattttaaAAGACAATCTTTTAAAcactttttcatttaaaGTATTCcaattatatgttttttgatttataGAATTGGCTTTACTATAATTATGTATTTCTACAAATTTGGGTAAGCAGATATTAACTAGTTCTGCCATTAATACTCCATCTGAAAAATctctattaatatttttaatttttcttgaCAAAGTAAAACTATTTATCCAATCATGTAAATCATTTAATTCTTCTTCTCTAACCTTAGACGGGACTTTCACTAGTTCATTTttgctcatttttttttatattattttcaacaATTAATAGTTATcatgttttttaaatataaaagtacaaataacattataaatatttcagCCTAAAACTTAAGGAGACAAAAAATATGCGAAAAtggggaaaaaaaaacaaatccatacataatttatttgttccttcaaaataaaaagacagttaaataaatattcccAAAATagcaatttttatataattttttttttataattttttttttatataatttttttttataaaaattattatttcctaAATTGAAATCgacattattataattaagagaaaaagcaaaataaaaaaaaatgcaatcaataaatataaaagctatatgatattatgaaaatgtgtaaatttaaaaaaaaaaaaaaaaacgattaatatatcattttaaatagaaatatttaatttactatattttatattaagaATAAactatacattttatataacatataaaattgtaaatatACCTAAATACCACTACagtcttttttttcataaataataacagaatgaaaatatagctcgaatattattttaaattaataactttttatacatacaatttaatataacaaatttgataaaattataaaggaaaaaatattatagtaacttaatatttatttcattttttttgatgaTATTGTTCAGAAATGGATTATATCTACATAGGTTTATGTCTTAATAAAGGAAAACAGTCACAAAAACAATTGTATAAGTATCGTTAGATAAAATATTTGGTgtgaataaataatataaacaaatatattcattCAATTTATATGCACAAACAAGGTGCTCTTTTGTGTGGTATCCATAGaaaagatatatttaaaaaaaaaacgcaatatatacaaaaagtgtaacaaaaataaaagggTTAATAAACCATGAATCATATGgtgaataaaatatataataacaaatattatacatatgtgTATAAATTGATTCTTTTGTAATTTCATTAGTAGAAATATGTCCGATTTTgtgaatatattatatttatattcagtgctcttaaaatatatgcatattatagAGTATCATATGAAAGACATCacattatatacataatgaatattcttttttttgccTAGGCTCTTTATATCTTCGATGTGGTGTAACAGCTCCTGCAGATGTGCAAGCACCACATGGTGCTGATGAAGCTGGGTAAACAAAACATTTTGAACTGTCTTGTTTTTTATTAGTTGCTgcttcttttattttttcaatataattTTGAGCTATTAAAagttcattatttttatttgctaCTTGATTTGccttttctctttttttcgCTTCAAATTGTCGTAATACCTCTTGTTGTACTTCATATGCATTTTCTATGCACTCATTCCATTCatctaattttttattattttgaagGAGTTGCTGTTCTTTTATAGAATGgttaaacaaaatatttttttcatattcataCATTGCTTCTTCTAAGGCTTTACCTTGTTCTTCTTGTGAtgatttcattttttccatcCACTTAGATTGATCTTCTATATATGTATcggatattttttttaaaaacactAAGActaaatttttcatttcatcAAGTGTAAGCATGCAACTTCCACAACATTGTAGTTTGTATGATAGCTTCTTACATTTTAAATAACTCTCAACATGTTTCAAATCTAGTTTACCtgatttaataaaacattatgTAAATTTTGTTTATGAAGGTGTGGAAAATAAAGCaaataagtttttatatataccaagttgatataatgaaatatttttaattttataaaaaaaaaaacttaccTTCTTCATTAACAAATCTGCAAACATATTCCATAAAACCACATTGCATCAAAAAATGTCGTAAGATCATTTCGACAGTTGCATATGGTAATTTCCCATCCTTGGAAATATCATGACATGCAAAAACCATGTCTAATTGTTGCTCAAGCCCAGGATAATTAGCATAAATATTTTGCTTTTCAATTTCTTCagattttgatatattttgtcCCATTGTGTCAAATTatgaagaatataaaaataatttaaatgtgTTACTACAAAtaggaaaaataaatatacagatatatacaaatgtatgaaattaaaaaaggaaggtatttatatgcatgtaatatataaaacaacatATGCACTTTTTTGatttacaatattttatgatgaatttcataaataatatttttttatttttaaaataaataaataaaaatatacattaattgtatattcctttttttacatttatcTTAATGCTAAGAAATTATTTAAAGacaaacaaattatatgggatacaataaaaatattttttaaaagaataagaataaaaaaaatgttctattaattaataaattgtATTTCTTAAAACGAGAGCATgtttattgttttatttttatatttgtttataaaaaaaaatatatttatgcatatatatatttttttatacgtcacatttttattcaaaatataGACTTTTGATCAatctatataaaaaatgttatttaaTTTAGCAAGCTTccttaaaattatagtaccTAGCACTTAATagcattaaaaaaatattgctaAGTCATAAAATCTAGCCAAAAATGggaatgttaataaaatattttagaaaTTTTACCTATAttgtgaataataaaaatgaccgttcatatatttaaatataatttcgtatattatgtaaataaaaaaaaaacaatgtgTGCAATTATATcaatgaaatattaaaattattagaatATATCTCTAATAAAAATTCAGCATATTCCAATTTGgctactttttttttttttttttggtacTTACTATTATTTACcctatttttttatgcacTATTCATACATATTTGCGtttcatttaatatatgaaattaaaaaatatgacttaaggatattatataaaatgtgtgtaatatttgtcttttttatattttatttatataacgaAAAAAGGGGATAATTTGtggtatatttttacaattataatgatatagAATTAAAAAGGAATAAGGTCATGTActagaagaagaaaatgtgcattatatttttaagagtCAATTTTCCAAACAAAAAGAAATTCTATAAGCTGATAATAATACTATGATttggtttatttttatgtgcTTCCATTCTACCCCCTTTTAATTgcaaaaacaaattattggCGCATTTTTAGACAATGTTGTTGTAAAGGTGATATAGTTTCTTAAGAATGTAAGAACTTGAAAATGAAtagataaaaattaaaataaaaattaaaattaatattaaaattaatattaatatatttgtgcctgcttataataatataagatggcacatttatttttttttttatcacgagttttctcatttttataGTCATTTAttacttaaaaaaattgtatgtatagtttcttttttaaaatataaaaatataaaaaaataataatatacataatttaaatatctcatatatgcatattgcATATGTGTGAGGGAGAAATAAGTAAAAAGAGGAAGcgttaaataaatataaaaaaatataatgcaaTTTCTGTATGCAGAGATACATATaggaaaataaaagataGGGAATGACGCTGCATTCtaatatttgtttaatttatgattttttaaatatatctcCCCATTTTTTATGGGTCTCTCTTCTGAtcatccatatttttattaacgtAAATAGTATAAGTTTCGCTACAAGGAGTATGAGGGTATATTTCCTCTAAGTCTGAAAACCATTTTTTGGTTATACATACAGATGGAAAAtcaatatctttatttaaaagaGATAATATTGCAAAATTAAACGAATCTGCGGTTTTGAAATAGTCATAAaggatataataattaatattaaaaaaatgcatagTTATACTCTTATCATATAGTAGCTTACATTCATAAGGATTTAAATAATCAAATTgatatgtaaatattaaattcgAATTTAAAGCGcttattgtaaaaataattttttttaaaatattaacatttgtatttatatttggataaacgataatattttttattccacACTTGTTTGTAATGGTATGAACATGGTCCGTAATATTTATGTCTATATCAAATATTGAAACATATTCTTTAATAGATTCATTTGTGATATGAAATTCTTcgaattttttttgaatttcatGTTGATTTATATGTGCATTtggtaaaaatattaatataaatatttttttttttaataaaagttTTAAAAGTGGTAATACTTCAAAAATGGAATTAGAAAATATAGCTATATATTCTAATTTATTTCTGATATTTATAGAATTTAAACATAAATGTGATTCGTATAATGATCGTAATATACCACATAATAAATgatcattatttaaatcgtTAGATGGATATTCTACAATGGTATGATATGGTACTATAATTATATCCTTATTAATTTTGGTGTTAATTGTAAATATgcctattatatttttccctTTTATTATATCCGTAGAATTTCCTTCAACCTTTACTATTTTcccaataaatatatttccaatcaacttatttatatcatgttcatcttttttattttccactATTTCTGCATTTTCATAGTTGATTTCTTCTGTCGATTTTGCAACAAAGTTAGACGAACAGAAGGAAATGCATTTTACTTGAACATGGATATCCAAATATTTGAAATTCATAATTCCAAAATCaaagtaaataataaattaaaaaaaaaaaaaaaaaaagtatataaacaAACAGTTGTGGTGATATTTAATTCCGCAACAATAACGTGTTATAATACGTTTGCTGTAGTGCTTTATATAAATgcacacaaaaaaatgaaaatataaaacacaaatatatatgctttttaattaaaaggaaagttatatatattcctttCCTACTTTCAAAATGCGTATTTTTCAACAAATATAAcctaaaataataaaattatgatgaataaaaaggaaacataatttgataaaattattaaaaatgagtAAGTgtgttaaaaataatagcCACAAtaagaattatttttttttttcgcttcattataataaacttttcaaataaatacataaaataaaaatatgtttaatgtCTTAGctaaaaaatgggaaaaaaaaaaaaattttaatatacttaGTTGTATCAAATAAGGTTATAAGAATAATGTGTGTAAGagggtaaaaaaaaataaaataaaaataataataataataacaacaaTAACAATAGTAGTAATAATTTAGGCCTTTGTTACATATTTTCTCAAAATGTTTagtgaattatatataagcctttaattttaattattatttattctcTTTTAATCggaatattttcataatcaTTACAATCATAAtctgttaatatttttaataatttatttttttcttccaataatttattttcccttatatttatattctgTTCTctactatttttaattttatattgcAAATCTATTAAAAATGTCCCAATGCTTATAGTAAAAGACATTAATAAAACCAAGGGAGCACcacatgaaaataatttatatcttcTATCAATAACCCCTAATCTGTATTTTgttcttatatatttatt harbors:
- a CDS encoding high molecular weight rhoptry protein 2, which gives rise to MVKLSGVILLSLFWLKLNNSYEIRERIPKKKNQDDDILKINVEESKTKICNNILTFLHADDILTEKNKSSFMEKCENFVESIKNKENGNDTPDATNEFALSLMHMRSKHTITSSVNNNKALKNIIVSLDKSMSEPEIINRVKHIIRFNKYLAGKLSYKNIGESLVLRVSSHEGMRRSKRDLIGNILKDFHIYGLYFDLESENPTLLKNQPSKSFVNIKNEKLCQTYIHLCQKYYEQVAIYYKIEVIFNEIVKYTKDNYSLDVNDIIKLFSLEDSISQVSQHSNNMLTDESLIYDMNKSNYIKYNQLIHEVVPEDGNIEEQVKNGNGRYIVVTKNLEKAIDDSKKYNLIMDIIKNYLIQVTENNKEILSMVKKLGKEDIDQFVAQLIFFIHYGFLLVTEDKHMVYFSDLIPTYTNLYRANEVLLLQLMDIKFESEDEPNPDISNKYEKYKFETSNKDKETYSLINEIDNVTQLPKLTDNVINDYFSKIINKATHTMSPINQNINKYQFYFTMAFKDCNINQNYTPLASSLWTELIYTFDHFGWFYFNPNKIMSSISKSNFIRHVLVSRNFILKNMEPLIYLDTQISRLMDMINLSFLADKSDYVLDLSLSNYLFLYVNEYHMFKKDENVKLIHTYDYVDSIANNYYYFSEKKYPVFKTDYSSKLYTSFPNVYSLAYQLFNELAINMNISNTPLKKKLKNKSNYAYFTMLNLIGPNHDIYSRGPRLIFAAYMLTLVFFIESQIDISRYRPNDMHFMKRSMPLLAPINRDDFNILKKRCSLLTEFIEINRNKAKNEHSRVEEYIKILSLVTILLWGKESNKSLYYDNNVSLYKKLMVACVFNGGKTVQEKVIKSIKESCNMEQYGLNNSNIEDFVNVNLSVHQWNPDILEKLATAFTLTCKMHNMMYKPFDVQKVDAKNYYKLAVSPDMVKTYHCFLLGRQAERLLESLILKKNFVKFKVEDAVDVYEFFYVTRILSANPREAFELFLQNKKEYQRKQREEIIKNSELDENVTEILFKNYECYWFKSYENFKSLWMHAATNLISGTLIDYYSPLLKSEEYCRNVTQKLFISMRDSGEKSRIEIPDEIKSKYFQCKLDYYKNNHSDPVHKIYSRDFLERRVYVFKQPYYLLSNIDDKNKKQLLRLFITESTLQYLLLDDIQIPECLGRCTIEHFNKVLLTTANAKPHDTIIYNELIPEKCKSKIRKEMKVFIHSSFIHNLTKDYLTGELIRTQDIQNGDVHVCMGSDTYYTENILTDQHFDLTHKPQFNFPENSNYRVFLKKNINKIAKNPESQCFVHYELSVLNTDIPDPYREIGKDLITNIELLESK
- a CDS encoding G2 protein, putative, translated to MGQNISKSEEIEKQNIYANYPGLEQQLDMVFACHDISKDGKLPYATVEMILRHFLMQCGFMEYVCRFVNEEGKLDLKHVESYLKCKKLSYKLQCCGSCMLTLDEMKNLVLVFLKKISDTYIEDQSKWMEKMKSSQEEQGKALEEAMYEYEKNILFNHSIKEQQLLQNNKKLDEWNECIENAYEVQQEVLRQFEAKKREKANQVANKNNELLIAQNYIEKIKEAATNKKQDSSKCFVYPASSAPCGACTSAGAVTPHRRYKEPRQKKEYSLCI